GCTTAAGCCGACGATCAGAGAGATCAATCCTCTCAACTCCTCCACCATTGAGAATCTCAAGAACCTCCTCGTTCACTTCATCGCCACCGTCCAACGACTCAACCGCCGAATCATAAACCTCACTCAGCTTCTCCTCCAAATCCCTAAGCTGCTTCTCGTACCTATTTGAACAGAGTATAATCAATGTATTAATTAAAGTTTGTTACAATGTTCTAAACCAGTTGGTTATCTCTTAACCATAATAAACCGGTATACACTAATCTAATAGTTAGTTACCCTTCGTGAACTTCCTCCAACTTCACAACCGTAACGTAGATCTGTTCCTCCTTGGCAGCATCCTCGGTAGACAACGAGGATGGATCAGTCTCTCGGATCTGAGCGATCTTGGCTCGAGCGGAGGAGACGGACGAAGGATCGGGGCGAGGGCCTAGCGAGGTGAAGACGTGGAGGGTCTGTGTGATTGTGCTGGGGATCGATTCGATCAGGGTGGAGATGACGTGGGGGTTTGTGAGAAGAGGGTAGCGATTGGCGAGGGAGTGTTGGATGGAGAGAGACGGTGGCGCGTGTGAAGCGGGATCGGAGTGGTGGAGGGCGTAGGAGAGTAAGGGGAAGATCTCGAGATCGTGATCCATCTTTTGTGTTGATTTCGCAGAGGAGAGAGTAGTGTTGTTATATACAAAACCTTTAAACCAAAAGAGGGATTAAGGATGATGTCAATAAAGAAGATCGAGACTTTTGTGGAAAGAAATATGAATCTGTAATGTTTTTGAGATAGCCAAAGTCTGATGAAGAAAGCAAAAGAGTGTATAAAGTGACTGTGACATTTGGATTGTATTTTCTGTATTATTATTTAGTCAACTGGGCCGGccttgatataaaataaaaaaatgggcCGCTTTAATATCATcacttttattaaaaactgtaaTGTAGTAAACGAAATATTCATGCTATACTTTTACGCATTCACCATTAAGGTTAGcaaataattaaagaaaaatcttCAGTGAGAAATTGATTACTCAAATTTGGATTTTCTTATTCATTATGCTGAATACTAGACTACTAGTGAGTTGTGATTATGCATGGACCTTTTTTTACAACATTGGTAAATCAAAAGgtcattgacaaaaaaaaaagggtagaTCAAAAGGTATTATCAAACCATAAACAATTACAGCAGTAAGTAGTAGTTTCAGTTTTATTTGGAACCAGAATCTTTTTTTCATAAGAATCTGAATGGATCACTGTTTGGTTGCTTTTCTtcgaaaattaaattttttttggactTGGGGGTTCGTGTTCCTTGTTTTTagtgaattaatttttttttaaaccatattattattaaagcTACGGCCGAAGTCGTAcagttttttaaatgtttttacaaaataaaggaAACATGATATGAACCAGAAACAATCAGATCAATCTCTAATTGATAATGAGTTCGCAGCAGAACAACTCTAACCACGGTTCCCACGTCCTCTGTTTCCCCGTACGCGACTTGTTGAATGCCAATGCATCTCCTTAGCCTTTGTTGAGGGTTTAACTGGTCTTTTTCGAAGGATTATTTTGCCCGGAGGTGTCATGAGATCCATCGAATCCAAATCTTTTTCCAAATCTGatgaatcttcttcttcctccgcaCTGAACAATAAAGCAAATTTGTTAGAGCCAAAGTCAGGCTCAGCTGTTCTATTACCATCCATTTGGACCGTAGAAATTGTGTCAGCAATAGGAGTGGTGACTGATGATAATTTTTGAGCAGACTCCAAGATCGGAGACTCTATAAGGTCGTTGATGCAAATAACTGTTGGAAACATACACATGTTCTCAAGTATCGAGATTGTTGCAAGTGAATGAGGATCATCCTCGTTTGGATTAACTGGATCAGCGAGGAGAGTGTTAGAAAGAGATACCTCCATGCCCGAAGGAGTAGAAGACTCAGTAGGATCAGAATAGACCAAATGGGTTTATCACATGCTGACATGCATACCTGAGACTGTCACACTATCTTAATTGATTATACTAAATGGATCAACTAGATTTGATCGGGTCTTGGGATGTGTGAATCTATTCATTAACCGATTAGTAGTTCACGTGCTTTGCTCATTTTTCTTAAAGATATATACCAATTGTCAAAATTCAAAATGTTtattgctgaaaaaaaaaatgacgtaTTTTGTCAGAGTATAATAAGTCAAAGCTGTTTAGAAAGGGAATCAAAATTCATAATGGTTCGGACAGAAAAATGTCGTAAAGTAAAACACTCTTGTTAGTTCAAAagattctctttctcttctgaTCCTCCCCATTCTCTTATCCTCTCTTCTGCCATTGCAGCCTACAAACATATCGCTCAACTGATTAGAACAAATATTCAGTGATTAATTAGTTTCTTGTTTACTAACTCTAGTAAGTGTTTTGGTTCTTCACCTCTTTGTCCCAGTTGGTTTTGCAGATCATCCAAGTCAAAACTATCGATTGAACAAATGTTCCCGTCATCATCCCCCACCAGATTCCctgatcaatatatatatagtgtttcCGTAAAATAAAAAACTCTAGTCTTTCGTCCCATTAATAAAAGGGTTTAGAAAGGATGTGTAATTTCATTACCATTACTCCATATTCAAGCTTAAATCCCAACAATAGACCAAATGGGACTCCAAATAAGTAATAGCAAGCTATGTTCACATAGGCAACAACCGCTTGCCATCCTGCTCCCACAGCCACTCCTACATAACCAAGTTTTATTTACCATAATAATGTCACATGCATCCGATAAAATTTGaactccatatatatatataatatcatataaattCAATAAACCATTTCACTTTTATCCAACTAGTACTACTAATACTATTACTATTGAGTTACAGGTTTACGTACATCCCTTATTAAAGCagaaacattataataaatgcactcacactataatagacacgtggtagtctcacaatgatttgataataaatatactaacacgttcacactatattcataaatgtgttcatactatatattttgtattttttttaatataaaactcacatgcattgttccaataaaactttgtatttttcggttcaaatcaaaacaaataacgaatcaaaagctaaactatatatatattatttttattgtttacggataaagttggGGAAAATACTTGTatattttgattcgattcattatccgttttgatttgaacaaaaaaatatggatatccgtaactctacgaaacaaatcaaatactaaaatacaataaaaaaaagcaaatcacaaatatcaatacTTTTAGAAACGGATATCAAATtcgatctgttatatgcatatatatatacatatatgtacagaattatatatatatatatatgctatatatattatagtttatataagttttacaatattgttatgaattaaatttattatattaggtattaaaatttaaaaagttaaataatattttatttttgtaataaaatgttattattaaaattttcaattatttttaaaattttattttatttacggatcaaatctgatattctttaaaattctaaatcattttgGATATCAGAGTCACCGACTATCCAGGTGGCTAAAGATTGAATCGACATGAACGCCTTCAAATACCCAGATATTCGATATGTGTCCACctctatttacggatacaattgatttttctttatataaaaaaattcactaatgtcaaggcctttttaatttttaattaattttaattttatctttcatgtattatttagaacaaaaatgtcatttaatattaattaacaatatttttatatatttgtcaactatttctatatacttttacatacacatacatgtgcactttgatgtgagcaccttgtaactaagtatttaccataactgaagtatctatttttttttggaagttgaaatatttttttcttaatgtttctttcactaccgaccaaattgtagtgaaatgatttgttataataattttcttttttttttcttgaactattatccgtttacaaactatgatatgaaaccattggttcgacatgacgattatctaaaattcataacatgaaataaacaaataatagtattttttggtttttaccgaaaaaaaaactaaaaattcaaacattctaaccgaataaactaaaataaatattaatttaaaataatagttatattttaggagattaaaaatcaaaaaaataatctatccagtttaaatagatttaatgtgtttttattaaaaataacgaaactaataatcacattcgcAATGCGCGGATTATTACCTACATAGTATTAgagttcaataaaaaaaaaaatactaggaGTCCGAATGAGATTTTGATGAGTATTACCAGACAATACAGGTTGAACATTGTTGATGACAATGCAAAAGGCAAGCATTGGCGTGAGTTCTCTAACCACATTCCTAACAACTTCATCTTCCACAAACAAAACCGGGTACTCGTCTCGGAAGATGAGTAGGACCGCGGCTATAGCCATTCCCATTACTGACGATAATATCACGGCAACAACTAGAGAGAACTTGGCCGCTCTTGGGTGGCTAGCTCCAAGCTCATTTGACACTCTCACACTGCCAAAACATATTTATTAGCTTGGCACTTATGGATCTGTTGAAGTTGCAAAGAGTTAGTTTTCACACGGGGTATTTTACCTTACTGCTGCGTTTATCCCTACTGAAACCATTGCTGCCCATCCCAAAATGTTCATGCTTCATTTAACACACCGTTAAGGTAAACAAATAGTTAGACAATATTTTCTAATGAAAGTAGTGAAATTcgaattttcttattttgtttagTTCTTATATTACGAGTTATTAATGAGTAGACGTGTATGTACGTCAATTCAATCCAGAAATATTAGATTAAAAATGTGTGAAATATTTAATTAGAGTATTAAACTATATTGGCctcaaaagacaaaacaaataGACTACTAGGCACGTTAGGTCTACTCTTATTTAGAGAATCTTTGTGTTAATCTGAATAGATGAATAGAAAAAGAGATCATGGAAGTAAGTGAAAGAATGGTACTGAGACAGTATCCAATGGGattctatttttttgctctataatagagtgaaatataaaaaaatgttattctattttaatgtaaattatagaagaaaaaatagagtctcattggagatgccctaaaTAACCGGGAATGAACCTTAAATATCATGAAGAAATGATATAGTTTaagaaaagtgtttattatattttcaagtacAGAGTATAATAAATTTTACCATATGGAGAGGGCAGCTACGGAGACTTCAGCATTCTTCAAATATCCAGCAAATAATACGAGTGCCATGAAATACCAAATCTCCAAACTACAAAggtaagaatatatatattaaagcgTTGGATCAAGTCTGGACCAAATTAACCGGGAAAACCGGTTTGAAAGTCACCAAAGCATGACAGCAGAAGCCAAGGACAATTTGATAAAACCCCACAAATTGTGAAAAGCCTCCCACGTGAATCCAGACCAAGCTTCTCCACAAGTACCACTAAATATATACACGACTTGTGCCACAACGATGAACCACCACGACGTGTTAAGCACAAAAGCCAAACCGGGAAGTCCCCAATGGAACTTAGACATTACTAGCCACGTGAGCAACGTGTGGATCACAAGAGCCACACCAGAGATTGCTGCCATGACCATGATCTTGCTTTGCGACTGCAAAAACTTTGCGCTCGGGAAATTTATGGCGTAGGCAAAGATTTGTGGGATCATGTAGATGGAGAATATTCCGGCCATGGCCGAGATCGCCGCGGTTTGGCCTATGAAGGTTAGGATTGGAGCGGCGAAGATGTAGAGAAGAGAAAGGATGAGAGCGGTTACGGTTAGAATCACCCATGAACGTTGTAAGTAAACGCCGAGCAGCGATACTTTTCCTGCTCCAAACGCTTGTCCGCATAACGTTTCCAACGCGCTTCCCATTCCAAGCTAGTCATGTTTGCAATTGCACCATACATGGACGTAAGAGCATTATCAATGGTAAACACtatataagtttaaaaaaaaattaaaaattaaaatataattatataatcattttatttattttaaataattgaatCATTATATAAGTGACATATGCATGATGAATTCCTCATAAAAATATGAGAGTCTCTAAAAAAATTCTATCTACTTTCTCTCTtacttttgtattattttaatttattttgcttgTGAATAATTATATGAGAGACTATATTGTTCATgctataaatttaatatttttgatgacATACAATTGAAATAGTCAATATGCAAATAACACATCAACTTGTTCATATAACTACTATagattctaaaataaatttgaaattttattaatttgcaaAGTATAGTCTATACGTAAGGCATCAATTTTACATCTATGCAAATAAAAACACAGCTCAAATGTACTAAAACTATTACAATAATCGAATGGTATTTAACctaataataaatagtttttgtCTTGTTTTTAAATATGCAAAATATTCACATGCGTACCATGATACCGAAGGAGAAACCGGCGATGACGGAGTTCTCAATGGAGACGGCAGCGAGGGCGATGGTGCTAATATGTCCGGCGAAAACCTGAGTGATGGCTCCTAGAGAGAACTGGGCCATCGATGTGAAAATGGCCGGGCCGGCTAGCTTCCATAGCTTCCTAGACTCAATTCTAAACTCCCTGGTGAAGTCTTTGACGTTGGAGATCGGCGGGATATCGACGGCGGTAGAGGAGAATGAGACAAGAGAAGATGCTCTGCTTCCGACTCCTAGATAATTCATCAATGCTTTCTGAGTTGCCTGGTCAAGTTCCTCCGTTGAGGTCAGAAACGGATCCATGAAACTGTTATCTTTCTCCATTCTCCTACCAAGAAAGAGAAAGATAGTCCTACGAGGTAAGAGAGAAGATAGAGGATCTTGCGATCTTATGTATCAATAGTTGTATAGACACTATTACAAGATTTTATAGGTCTTTATAGATTTTGTATTGTAGGAGTTTTTGGACATTGGTAAAAGACAGCGTTACACCAGTTAGACCATTATATTGACTTAGTGTTCTAcagtaaattatattatgtgtGTGTCGGTCCAGTGTTGTATAACTGTCATATGGAATCAAAAGGTGACGTATCTGATGTTTCGTCGCACGACTAGGTAAGGCTAAACAATAAAAGATAACAACACGCGGAGAAGAACGcaattatatataattcataaatgGTTATAGAAATATACAAAAGATTATTGACCATTAAGATCTTTGTTTCGTGGACTCCATATGTGCTGATCTTGCTACGTGCAAAGCAATCAGTGTGATATCCAGGAAGTGGGAAAACATAGTAAAACATTTTAATCAAATAGCTAAGTTCGTTGGCCAATGGAAGACACAATGATCTCACAGATACTTATTGGACTGTATCAAAGAACCAATGACATGGGCACAAAACTTTAGGCCATACATGAAATTTTACTGAACGTTGCATTGCACTCTTGTACCAAGTGATCGGCTAGTTACAGAATCGTAAGAGGCTGTCTTGGTTTAGGTACTAAAATTGCCCAAATTGAAACTGGAATAATCCATTTCCTAAATCAGAACCCACATGTCTTGTAAGAGTGGCTCACACGGCATCTTCTGTTCAAGCCCAAAGAGCCACATTAACGAAGCCCACAAGACAAAAGGATGATCAGACCAAATGCCAGTCTCAGAGACAAAAGAGTACGGCAATGACAGTGCAACTCTCCAACCGATTTGATTCTCTTCTATCCGTTGGAGAAGGAGATTGATACCTTTCTAGCTGTCATCATGAGCTGGCATTATACTTAGTCTAGATTGTTCTCATTGTCACTATAAAACCATGATGTAATCGTTTGTTACTTCTGTTTTCCAGAGCTTGGTAAAGAAAGATAACAATGGCCACATCTTCTGGTAAGCATGTGTCTGTGCAGAAGGCAGAAGCTCCATGTGACGGCAGCTGCCTAACTACTTTGCATTGAATGACAAGtttatgtgtttcaaaaaaaagagagaacatAATGATATCCTTAATAGGGTTTTCAAGTTATTTAATGGGACATGAAGTGGACAGTTTGGTCGTATTGGGTTTATAGATTTGATATCCATTGTTTAACATTTTCACTCTCGTTTGGGTAATATTCTTGACGCAAACCACAAAACGGCACGCAGTCTCAAGGTTTTCATCTTGGTCTTGCACTAATTGAACCGAATTTAAGTTTAATGGGCCTTTAACTTAAGATAAGcccaatatatttttcttttttttgctttctaaCTAGATTATCGAATCGAATCCGAATACTGagaaaaagaattaaataaGCATTAAATATTagttgaagaaaaaaagaaaggtagaacagagtagaagaagacGAGTGTGGGATGAACAAACGATTAGAGTGAATGGAGGAGTTACAGAGGAAAGTAGCAGAAGCAATTCACGTCTTGAATCACGATCCTCTCTCTTCCAACAGAGTCGCCGCCAATCAATGGCTTGTTCACTTCCAGCAAACTCCCGAAGCTTGGGACGTCTCCACCTCTCTCCTCACTTCTCCGATTGTCTCTCTCTTCGACCTCCAATTCTTCGCCGCCCAGATTCTCCGCCGAAAGGTCTCGCCTTTCATCATCTCCTCCTCGATTCTCGAAAACCCTTTTCACCCTCTCCTTTTGTGTTGGTTTTCAGATTCAGAACGAAGCATCGAATCTTCAATCGAATGCCAAAGACGCTCTTCTCAACGCGCTTCTTATCGCCGCCAAGAGATACAGCTCCGGCGTTCCTCAGGTAAGTTTTATCCGTTAGAAAGGAATGATTTTTTTGGGGTTTATGTGTGTTTTTGTGATGAGTCAGTGTTGGGAGTTTTGGGGATTTTGCAGCTCTTGACGCAGATATGTTTAGCTCTCTCGGCGCTTCTTCTACACGCGGATCTTTATTCGAAGCCTTTTGATAAGCTTATGTTCGCGCTTCAGAGTCTTCAGGCTCATGATGATGGCAATGTCGTCTTGCTTGAGCTTCTCACTGTGCTTCCTGAAGAGATATCTGACTCTCGCCATGTTTCTCATCAGTCTGATCTTCGTCAAGAGGTTGTTCCTTTTATcatcttgtgtttttttttgtctttgttgtACTTACCTGGCGTTTGGCTTTGTAACAGTTGCTCTCGCATACTTCCATGGTTCTAGACTTCTTACTCCAGCAGTCTGAGAAGCAATACGTCTCCCCTCTTTACCCGCAGCACGACAACCGGAAAATACTTCGTTGCTTACTTAGTTGGGTATGTTGGTTTGTGTTTCACGTGCAATTGTGTTGTGGTGATCTTTCTTTTTCTGGGTTTGAATTTAATGTCTTTACTCGTTATCATTAGGTCCGTGCTGGATGTTTCTCTGAGATTCCACAAGGCGCAGTGCCATCACATCCCCTTCTTAACTATGTCTTCAATGCTCTGCAGGTGATTTTCATTACTGGTGTAGTTTAAGTTACCTGTCTCTTTTCTACAAATTGCCTTGGGTTTTGATTTCTCCGCTCTGTGTTCCGTAGGGTACTACTTTTGATCTCGCCATTGAGGTGCTTGTTGAACTTGTGACTCGGCATGAGGTATGTTTGAACTACATTTTATTGATATCTTTCTATTTTTGTCTTCTGGTCTTATTGGTTCAACACATGTAATATGACGATCTTGTTGCATAGGGTTTTAGATCAACGTATTATCTTCTATCGGTCAATAGCAAAACTGAATCTGCTTTTGGATTCCATTAGTTTTGATATGTCTTCTTCTTGCAGGATCTTCCTCGGGTTTTATTGTACAAAGTACAGTTGCTCAGAGATACACTTCTAAAACCAGCTCTTATAAATGCTGATCCAAAAGTTGTCTCTGGCCTGGCTTGCTTGATGTCTGAGATCGGACAGGCTGTAAGTACTTATTCCATTTTATCCTCTTATGAGTATGCATGTTAGGGTGTTATTACTCTTCACttaacttatatatttttttcttcttctttttgtgagACTCATGTTGGGTTGCAATATGTTCTAGGCACCATGCTTGATCGTTGAAGCAAGTCATGAAGCTCTTATTTTGACTGATGCCCTTTTGAGGTGTGTATAAGGCATTTATTGTTTGTGTCTTTGTTTTTCCAAATAGGCACCTAATCTGTCCAATGCGCTTTAGCATCTTAACCCATATTCCTTTGTTAGTTGCAATTTCAAGCTGATTTTCTCAGTTTCTTCTTACtcaatgtttttcttcttctccaaacaTGGCTTGTTCTTTCGGTTCCTATTAACATCTTACAGTACTCTTGTTCACTGCCCCCTCAATTACTTTTCAGCTGTGTGTCATTTCCAAGTGAAGACTGGGAAATTGCAGACTCGACTGTACAGTTTTGGTATCTTTCTTATTATGCTCCTTTACAACCATGTGACTTTAACATTTTTCTTTCCATCCTCCTATCAGAAAGATGCTCATACTTGTTTTTTTCCCTCTTTTTAGGTCAACTTTTGCAACGTATATACTTAGCCTAGGTGGAAACAGACAGAATGAGACAAATCGTgtgaaagatatatttttaccaGTTCTCTCAGCTTTAGTTGATGCTCTTGTGCTGCGCGCTCAGGTTACATCTTGGAAACTTTCTTAAGTTTAATGTCTATTTCATTTTTGTAAGTGTATTTAAGCTATCATACTAGTTGCAGCACTAGCAATACCTTGGGAAAAACCAATCTCACTGTATCAAcgtaatatttgatttttttagtttgtcaTTTCCTGAATATTCACAAGAGTCACAAATTATTGAACAACTGCTTTATTTATTGTACTGATAGTGTTTCTTTGTGCTTCTAAATTTGATTAGCAATCTATCTTCAGGTTGATGAGTTTACCTCCAGTGATGAGTCTCCAGGGCTTGACCTGCCTGATGGCCTGCTGCATTTTAGAAATAATCTTCTTGAGCTCTTGGTAGATATTTGTCAGCTACTTCATCCTACAACATTTGTGAGTAAGGTGTGCCCTCACTTCACAATTTAAAAGCCATTAGTTAATTCAGTATTTGCTACACGACGAATTTATATTATGAATCAGGCAGGATTTTCCTTTTTCCCCTGTTTTACTGTGTCACGCTGAAAACAGATTTCCCTGTTTCTTCCGAATCTGATCAGTTCTCATGGGATCTGTTCACTTTCTATTAGTGAACCATGCTCTGTATAACGCTGAGTCTTTTAGGTTATTACTTTGCTTGTCTCAAACCGAACAACATTATTGTGGTGTTTTGTATTACTTCAGTTAGATGGTTGCTTGATA
The window above is part of the Brassica napus cultivar Da-Ae chromosome C8, Da-Ae, whole genome shotgun sequence genome. Proteins encoded here:
- the LOC106412545 gene encoding protein DETOXIFICATION 31-like, translated to MEKDNSFMDPFLTSTEELDQATQKALMNYLGVGSRASSLVSFSSTAVDIPPISNVKDFTREFRIESRKLWKLAGPAIFTSMAQFSLGAITQVFAGHISTIALAAVSIENSVIAGFSFGIMLGMGSALETLCGQAFGAGKVSLLGVYLQRSWVILTVTALILSLLYIFAAPILTFIGQTAAISAMAGIFSIYMIPQIFAYAINFPSAKFLQSQSKIMVMAAISGVALVIHTLLTWLVMSKFHWGLPGLAFVLNTSWWFIVVAQVVYIFSGTCGEAWSGFTWEAFHNLWGFIKLSLASAVMLCLEIWYFMALVLFAGYLKNAEVSVAALSICMNILGWAAMVSVGINAAVSVRVSNELGASHPRAAKFSLVVAVILSSVMGMAIAAVLLIFRDEYPVLFVEDEVVRNVVRELTPMLAFCIVINNVQPVLSGVAVGAGWQAVVAYVNIACYYLFGVPFGLLLGFKLEYGVMGIWWGMMTGTFVQSIVLTWMICKTNWDKEAAMAEERIREWGGSEEKENLLN